The following is a genomic window from Bacteroidia bacterium.
ATGGAATGCCGGTTTACACAGATAAAAGCGGTTACGCCACCATTCCCTATAAACCACAGTCCGGCTATTTTGTACTGGACTTCAGATACAAAGACGATACATATCAAACCGACCGAATTTACGCCTATGCCTCAGGGGAAAGAACTGCGATACCTGTAACCCGAGTCTTTTTCTTCACAGACAGAAAAATCTACCGGCCGGGGCAAACCGTTTTCTTTAAAGCGATTGTATTGCTGGAAGACGATAAAAATCATGAAGTGAGGGCAAATTTTCCAGTAACCGTTAACTTTTTTGATGTCAACGATCAGAAAATTGCCTCACAGCAACTCACAACCAACGAGTATGGAACCGTGAGTGGTTCGTTTGTCGCACCTACGACCGGTCTTCTGGGCCAAATGTCCTTACAGGCTGAAGGTGATTACAGCTATTTCAGCGTGGAAGAATACAAACGCCCCAAATTTGAAGTAAGTTTTGAGCCGGTAACAGAAGACTACAGCCTGGGCGGGAATGCAACAATCACCGGTAAAGCCGTAGCGTATGCCGGTGCAAATCTTACCGACGCCTCAGTCAGCTACCGCGTCGTCAGAAAGGTTCGTTTTCCCTATTGGTTTGGTTATTTCTGGCGTTTTCCGATGCCCAATTCGCCCGAAAGAGAAATTGCGAATGGAGTCACAACTACCGATGATAATGGCCAGTTTGTCATCGATTTCAAGCTGATTCCCGATGAGACCGTCAAAAAATCGCAGTTGCCAGTATTTGACTATGCGATCTATGCCGATGTCGTAGATATCACAGGCGAAACCCACAGTGCAAATACCTCTATCCGGGCGGGATATATTGGAATGGAGGCGGATATCAGCATACCCGAAAAGGTGCTTAAGGCCGGAGAAGTTACATTCCCTGTTTCGACGAAAAACCTTAGCGGCAACTTCGTGCCTGCAACCGGTAAAGTTGTGATTATTCCACTAACAACGCCTGAACAAGTACGCAGAAACCGGCGCTGGAACCAGCCTGATCAGCAAATGCTCCCGGAGGAAGAATACAGAAAATCATTCCCTTATGATGTCTATGCTGATGAAGATGATTTCCGGAACTGGAAAGAAAATGCCCCGATTGCAGAAATCTCCTTCAACACTGCAGAAAATACAAACATCAGTATCAACCAGCTTTCTACCGCTCAGCCTGGAAAATATAAAGCGGTTCTTACCTCGGCTGATGCCTCAGGGCAGGAAATAAAAGTCATTCGGTTTTTTACCTTAGCAGAATCCGGCGCGGCAAAACCCGTAGTGCCTGTAGTATTGGAAACATCACTCAGCAAATTATATGCAGAGCCAGGAGATGTCGTTACCTATACCATTTCAACCTCGGAGAAAGTGCTTTGGGCCGTTTACGAACTGGAACAGGAAGGGAAAGTCATAGATCGGCAAATACTGAAAATCAAAGGAAAAAGAGGGAAACAGATCGCCATTCCCATCAAAGAATCCTATCGCGGAGGCATTTTCCTTTCGGTCTCGACCATTTGCCACAATCAATTTTTTCAGGAACAAAAAACGATCAATGTAGATTGGAGCAACAAACAGCTTACCCTCAGTTGGTCCACATTCCGCGACAAGCTTTTACCCGGGCAAAATGAAGAATGGAGGCTGAAAATCACAGGCCCCAAAAGTGAGGCTGTCGCCGCAGAACTGGTAGCCACACTTTACGATGCTTCGCTGGACCAGTTTCGCATCAATTCTTTTGATATGAACCTGTACAATGACAACTACAGGCAACTTTCATGGAATGGTTACAATGGATTTTCCCAAAGTTCTTCCCGTTCTTTTAAGGGGAAAACCAACGATTATTTCTATCCGGGAGCCAGAGGGTATGATCAGTTTAACTGGTTTGGCGCACTGGATTATTTCGGAGGCGGGGGAATGTTTCTCAACAGTGGGGTCGCCTATATGGCCGCGCCGCGTGCAGGCAAAGCCATGGCTATGGAGCGAACCGAAAGAGAACTGAGTGATTCCGTTGTAGCTTTTGATTCGGATAGCGACGGAGTGGTAGATTTTCAGGATGTAGATCCAGCCTTTGCAGGCGAAGAAGTCACGGCGCCGGTATCCGTCAGATCCAACCTCAACGAAACAGCCTTTTTCTTCCCCGAATTGGAAACAGACGCGGAGGGTTCTGTTATTCTGAAGTTTACGATGCCCGAGGCGCTCACCCGCTGGAAATTTCTGGGTTTGGCCCATACCAAAGACCTCAAAACCGGCACACTTACGGGGATTACCGTTACCCAAAAAGACCTGATGGTAACGCCCAATGTGCCCCGGTTTGTACGGGAAGGGGATAAAATGACCCTGTCAGCAAAAGTATCGAATCTGAGCGACAATGATCTGAGTGGAATAGCCGATCTGATATTGCTCGATGCTTTCACAAGAAAGCCTGTAGGGGCTTTATTCGGACTGGATGCCACACAGGTACCCTTTGCTGTCAAAGCCAAAGGAAACACAGCCGTAAGCTGGGAAATCAGTATTCCGGAAGAGGTGCAGGCCGTAGTCGTACAGGTAACCGCACAGGCAGGCAATTTCTCCGACGGAGAAGAGCATGTGATACCTATATTAAAAAACAGACTGCTTGTTACTGAATCGATGCCACTGGCAGTGAGAGGACAGCAAACGCGTACATTTGATTTTACAAAACTCCTGAACTCGGGTTCATCCACAACGCTTCGCAATCAGCAGCTTACGCTTGAGTTTACCTCAAATCCGGCCTGGTATGCGGTGCAGGCGCTCCCCTATCTGATGGAGTTCCCGCACGAATGTACTGAGCAGATATACAGCCGCTTCTACGCCAATGCCCTGGCCAGCCACATAGCGTCCACTTCACCCGGAGTACAAAGCGTATTTGAACAATGGCGAACCCAGGACAATGGTTCGGCGCTCCTGTCCAACCTCGAAAAAAATCAGGAGCTAAAATCCGTATTGCTCGAAGAGACCCCCTGGGTGCTGAATGCAAATTCGGAATCAGAGCGAAAAAAACGGATCGGGATGCTGTTTGATATGAACCGGATGAGTTCAGAATTGAGTTCTGCCCGGCAGAAACTTATTGAAAGACAGTTGGATAATGGTGCGTTTACCTGGTTTCCCGGCATGCAGCCCAACCGGTATATAACCCAGCTTATTGTCACCGGGTTTGGCCATTTGCAAAAAATCGGCGTACAATCTGCTGCCGGAAACCCCGAAATAAGCCAGGTAGTTACCAAAGCATTATCTTACCTCGATGGAAAAATCAGAGAAGATTACGACTATCTCCTCAGTCACAAACTCGATAAAACCAAAGACAATCTGGGTAGTACGCAAATCCAATATTTGTATGCCCGTTCTTTTTTCCCCGATATACCACTGACTGCCGGTACAGAAGAAGCCTATAATTTCTATTATACCCAGGCGACAACTTACTGGACAGGAAAAAGCCGATATTTGCAGGGAATGCTCGCGCTGACTTTTCACCGCACGGAAAAACAAACTATAGCCCGGCAGGTTATCGCTTCTCTCAAAGAAAATGCAGTAATAAATCCTGAGCTTGGCATGTACTGGAAAGACAATATCGGCGGATACTACTGGTATCAAGCACCCGTAGAACAGCAGGCCCTGATGATAGAAGCTTTCCATGAAGTATCGGGCGACCTGAATGCCGTCGAGGAAATGAAAGTATGGTTGTTGAAAAATAAACAAACCAACGACTGGAAAACGACTCGTGCCACGGCAGATGCATGTAGCGCCTTGCTTTCCACAGGCGCGGACTGGCTGGAGCAAAACGAGATCGTAGCCGTCACCCTCGGCAATATTGCAGTCAATCCATTCGAACGCGAAGATACCCGTGTAGAAGCCGGCACAGGCTACTTTAAAACCGCCTGGAGCAGCAGCGAAATTACCCCACAGATGGGTAAGGTAACTGTCAGCAAAAAAGCACCCGGCATCGCCTGGGGTGGATTGTACTGGCAATACTTTGAGCAGATGGATAAAATCACCTATGCCGCCACACCACTATCACTGAAAAAAGACCTGTATAAAGTGGAAAACACAGCCTCCGGCCCAAAACTGATTGCTGTCACCGATACAGAAATTCATCCCGGCGACAAGATTCGTGTCAGAATTGAACTCCGCTCAGACCGCGACATGGAGTACGTCCACATGAAAGATCTGCGTGCTTCCGCTTTTGAACCAGTAGAAGTACTTTCATCCTACCGCTATCAGGCGGGGCTGGGTTATTATCAAAGCACGAAGGACGTAGCCACGCACTTTTTCTTTGATTATCTGCCCAAAGGAACGCACGTGTTTGAGTACGACCTGTTTGCAACCCAGAAGGGCGATTTCTCCAATGGAGTTGCAACCATTCAGTGTATGTATGCACCGGAGTTTACCAGTCATTCTCCAGGAATCAGGGTTTCGGTGAAATAGTCATCGAACCCCCCATTCCCATAAACCAAACTGAATTTTCTTATCTACAGGATGGCCGGATTGTTTCAGACATAACATGATCTGGCCCCTGTGATGAGACTCGTGAGAGATCAGATAACCCAAAAAGGCAGAGGTATGGGGTTTAAACCCCTTGATCCGGTTTGATTCCAAACCGGCAGCCAGCAGTTGTTCGATAGCAACGCTGCTGGCTGTCAGTGCCGATGAAAGCGACTGTTTGGTTATTCCAGGGCCTTTTTCCAGTTTGTCGAGACCTTCCAAAAGATTAGGTGCAGCCGCTTTGAGCCACATGAGGCGCACGTTGTGAATGTGGGCAAATTGCTCACCGACATTTCTGCCTTTGGAAGCAGAGACGTCGGCGAGGTATTCTTCCTGTATCGCATCTAAGAGGTAGAGATTGATGCGGTTGTGGATTTGCCAGGTTTCGAGGAGATGATTTTCCATTGTGAGGCTGATTGTTTACACCAGAAACGTCCATTAATTTACTTCATTCCCGTGCAAAAATGGAAACCTGCCCGATTCTATTTAAACAAAAATTCTTCCAGCGGAATTACGGGGCTGGAGAAGTCATTGGCTAGTATTGCATCCATAAAATACATACGATTGCATGTTTCCTCAGCTTGGCTTTTCTGAATCAATAATCTCTTCTTGAATACAAATCCTTTGATCTAATACTAATCGTATTAGCACGAAACCAATCTGCAAATTCCGCAAACTTTTCCGAATTTTTCATGTACCACGCTTCGAATTGTTCTGGATTCCCTTCGGCTAAAAGCCAATATGAATATGCTTCAAATAACCCGTTTTCTTTCAGTCCGTTTTGATAAGAGAGAAGCTTATTTTCATAGTGTTTATCCATTTTTTTTTCATCAAACCAATATTTCAGAAAATTTGCTCTTGCCTCTGCAATTGTTGCTATATCAATCCTGCTAAGAAAATTAATTGCAGACAAAACGAATATGGATGCAAATGTACCTTCAAAAGGGAGTATCCCTTTTTTAATTTTTTTCAAATCATCCTTATTTTCAGCATTGATCACAAAACCTTTTTCAGTAAGCTTAAATTCTCCACTGGTAGAGGACTCCCCTACATAACTTTTCTGGTATGTATTATACAAGAGCTTACTTATTTCTTTCGTACGGCTTGTTCCTGGTTCCAGATTGATAAAAATCTCACCGTAAAACAAGGCCCAAATCTTTTCGTTTGTAAACGAAAATGATTTTGATAACCAATAGTAATTTGAGGGATAATTGGGATCCACCTTAATACCCTTTTCCCAATAGGCTATTGCTTCATTGTAGTTCTCACGAGCGTATTCAATATTACCTGATTCTAAGTAGAAATTACCAGCTTCAGGAAACTTATTCATTCCCTGAGCATAGATTTCCAAGGCTTTATCGGGTTCACCAGCTAAATCATAGGAATTACCCAGCAATTGAAATGAATGGAATGTCACGTCCCGATGATTTGTGATAGAATGAAGGATTTCTATTGCCTTTGCATAATCCTTTTTTTGATAATATGCATAGGCTGTTTCATAAGGATAATCAATTCTTTCAGGATCAAGTTTTTGCGCTTTTGTCAACAAATCAATTGATTCATCCAGTTGTCCATTATCCATTAATTTAATTGCTGTTCTACACAACTCAAGTGCTTGTTCTTTTTCAGTGCTTTGTCCAATACCAGCCAATTTAAGCAATAGAAAAAAAGTCAATACAGATAATGTTTTCATTTTACAAATATTAAAATTGTTTCAATTTGTCGAAAATGAAGTATTGTGTGGCTGTTAAAGAAAATCTTTCAACTCTGAATTACCAAAGTTGAAAGATATTTTTTTTAGTTTTTTCACATCGCTTTCGCCTACCGCACCCTGATCTTCTGTCCTGCTTTCAGGTTTTTTGCGTTGACTCCCTGGTTTAGAGAGAGAATCGTTTCAACATTTACGCCATCGTATTGGTTGGCAATTCCCCACAGGGTTTCGCCGGAGCGTACGGTGTGAGTAACGATCTTTGTACTGGCAATAGATGTTGACGGAGCAGCTACTGGTCCTGCAAGCGAAGGGGTAATTTGCCTTGCACCTGCCTGCTGAGCGACTGATTTACTTGTATAAATTTTCAGTTTTTGGCCGGCTTTGATGCGATAGCGGCGAAGGTCATTCCAGTCAGCAATCTGGCTGGGGGAGACATTGTATTTTTCGGCAATCGCACCTACTACATCGCCGGAGCGAACCGTATAGTAAACAACTGAAGTACCTTTAGGGATATAGGCTTCAGAGCTGCGGGAAGGAGCACTGCCAGTAGAAGAAGACGAGGCATAGGTAAGATTTACCGGTGCGAAATTTTCTCTACGTTTGCCATACTGGCTGGCGATCTGCCTTTCATTTGCGGCAAAAGAAACCGCTGTCTGTGCCGGCACTTTCAAAATATAGGGTTGAGATGAATAAGGAATCCGGTCAACCTTTAGCTCAGGGTTTAAATTTTTGAGCACATCATAGTCGGTACGGGTAATTTCTGCGATTTCCTGAAGTGTAATATCCAGACGGGTAATATGAATGGTATCCTGGCCCAGGTCAAAATCGACATAAATCGGGTAAATATTATGTTCAGAAGCAAATTCAAAAGAATAAGTAGCAGCTACAAACGCCGGTACATAGCCCCGCGTCTCCCGGGGCAGATATTCCATAATTTCCCAGAAATTTTGTTTGCCACCACTTCGGGCAATGGCTTTGCGCACATTTCCACTTCCGCAATTGTACGAAGCAATTGCCAGCAGCCAGTCGCCAAATTCATTGTAGGCATTTTTCAGATATTGTGTGGCAGCTGTAGTAGACTTCAACGGATCGCAACGCTCGTCCACATAAGAATTTACTTCCAGGTTATACATTTTGGCTGTACCCAGCATAAACTGCCAAAGTCCCGTAGCACCTACCCGCGAGCGGGCATGAGGATTAAGAGCGCTTTCCACAACCGACAGATATTTCAATTCCAGTGGTAAACCTTCACGGTCGAGTTGTTCTTCAAACATGGGGAAATACACTTTGGCCAGGCCCATCATTCTCGCTGTCTGATCTCTTTTTTTCACAGTATAAACGTCAATATACCGTTGGACATAGGCATTGTAGTCCAGCGGAATAATCGTCGGCAATTCATACATCCGGCTACGGATCGCACTGGCAGAATAGGCGGGGACCTCCGCAGCGCGGAACCCCTGAGTATTTAGCAGGAGGGTATCGTAAGTGCTGGTGGTTGGTCTGGAAAATGAATAATCACGCTTCAGGTCGTCAATTTGCTCTGTAACAGGGTCTTCACCAGAAAGTTCCAGAAAACTAGAACCTTTGGTAGGCGTATCTGTTTCGACAGATTCGGACACTCCCGCATCTCTTTTTACGGGTTGATCATCAGGAAGGAGTTTGGACCTGTTGGGGCTAACCTGTGAAAATAAGGAGAGAGAAAAAGTAACCAGTGTTAACAGAATTACAGATGACTTCATGTTGTTGGGTTCTATTAAATATAAAGCGCAATAAGCCGGACCGTAAAATATCAAAAAGTGATAATTTTTCCTCTAAAATAGTTATTGAAATGGAAAGAAAATACAATCCATTCATTCATCAGCCATAAATTTGGGAAGCAAAGCTCAGCAAACCTGCTTCATCAAACTTTTTGCCCATGAGTTGAACACCAAAAGGAAGGCCGCTACTATGCGTACCCGCAGGTACAGATACAGCAGGCACACCAGCCAGATTGGCGTGTACGGTATAAATATCGCTCAAATACATTTCTACAGGGTCAGATATTTTTTCGCCCAGCTTAAATGCAGGGGTAGGCGCTGTAGGAAGTAAAATATAATCGCAGGATTCAAACAGTTGTTCGGTTTTGTCGCGGATCAGCCTTCTGACCTTCATGGCTTTGGTGTAATACGCGTCATAATAACCGGAGGAAAGCACAAAAGCGCCCAGCATAATCCGTTTTCTGACTTCGGGTCCAAATCCTTCTGTACGGCTTTTGACATACAACTCTTCTAGGTCAGCGCTATGAGCGGAGCGGTAGCCATAATGAACCCCATCAAAGCGGGCGAGGTTGGACGACGCTTCAGCTGTGGTCAGTACGTAATAACAAGGCACAACGTATTCCAGCAAGGGAAAGTCGAGTGCTTTAACTACATGCCCCTTTGCTTTTAGCTCTTCAAGCATCTGCATCACCCGCTGGCGGATTTCGGGGTCCATGCCCTCACTCTCGACAGCTTCGCGGATATAGCCAATGGTTGCACGCTGGATTTTATTTTCAGGGAGAACGGCTTCCGTATATGCAGGAACGGGTTCAGAAGAAGAGGTATTATCATATTCATCCTTACCGGCCATCACTTCGAGTATTCTTGCAGCGTCTTCCACCGAACGGGTAACTGGTCCGATCTGGTCAAAGGAAGAAGCATAGGCGATCAACCCCCAGCGGCTTACCCGCCCGTAGGTAGGTTTTAACCCTACGACCCCGCAAAAAGAAGCAGGTTGCCTGACAGAGCCACCGGTATCAGAGCCAAGCGCAGCATGGCAGAGATTGGCACGGACGGAAGCGGCAGAAGCACCCGAAGAACCACCCGTCACCCGGGAAGGATCAATAGGATTATGGGCCGGACCGTAGATACTCGTCTCGGTAGAGGAACCCATTGCAAATTCATCGCAGTTTTGCCGGCCAATAACAATGGCATCTTCGGCAAGCAGGCGACTGATCGCTGTAGCGGTAAATTGAGACTCAAAATCTTTCAACACACCAGAACCCGCCGTAAGCGTATGCCCTTTATAGCAGAGCACATCTTTGATCCCAATAACCAGGCCGGCCAGTTTCCCGGCTGTACCTGCAGCAATTTTACGGTCGATTTCTGCGGCTTTTTCGCGGGCCTCCTGCGCGTAAACCTCTACAAAAAGATTGAGATCACGGGAGGACTCAATCCGGGCTAAATACAAATCTACCAGATCACTGCACCGCAATAATCCGGTAGATAAGTCCTGCTGAATTTCAGCAAGCTTCTGATAATCTTTCATATCACTGGTTCAGATGCTTCGGATCGTCGGAGGCCGAAACTTCTGATTCGATTTCTCTCTTGATTTCGCGGGAAGCGTCTTTAAATTCGCGAATACCTTTTCCCAACCCCCGCGCAAGTTCAGGAATTTTTTTCGCACCAAACAGCAGCAATACGGCCAGCAATATCAGAACCCATTCGCTGCCACCTGGAATAATACCTAACATAATCATAGCTCAATTCTTTTTGGTGTGGCTCAAAGTTACAACTAATTGCAAAGAAAACAGCTATCCTTTATGTAATTTATTCTCTATTGCAATCCTATACAAAGATAACAGAATTCCTGAGTAGTGAAAGACAATTTTGATTTTCTACTTCCCGGGAGTGCTGCATGAACTTGCAATCCCCTCATTTAAAAGGTATTATTGTATAGCGGTCAAACCCTCTATTTATGAAACGATTTATCCTGAAAATATCTCTAATCGCCATCCTTTTTTCTCTGATTTCCTCTCCCCTTTTGCGGGCACAGGGACTGGTAGGAGAACTGAAACTAAAAGACTTTCCCACAGACAATCCCTGGTATTATCCTTATGATTTTTCTGCCTATGCACCCGAACAGATCCAGCTCCTGCACACACCTTCTATTAAAGTTACGGAAGCGTCTTTTGTGCAACTCTGGCAATCGGAAAAAGGCCCTACCCGCGAACGACATCTGACCCGTTACAATGTGTTTCTCGACCAGGAATGGGACGCTACGTTTAAGCTGGATATGGAAGAAGAAATTATTCATTTTTACAGCGAAGACAGCATTGTGGTTGTCCTTTCCACCAAATACAGTTTCCTCACAGGCATCCACCAGGTGTTGGCAAGGGTGTTTAGTCTCGAAGATGGAAGCGCCTCTTTTACCCGTTTGCTCTGGGAGACCAAAACCAAATCTGACGAATCTATCTGGCTTGATTTTTCGCCAGACAGTGCTTCCTATATTTTATTTCTCTTCCGAAACGATCACCCAAACCGCAGGGTGCGCACTTCTTATGACCCCTGGCTTATGACTGAGCGGGTAGGTTTTCGCGTCAGCAATGCTGAATATGTAGAATTCAGGACGTATGACCGTAGCATGAATCAAACTGATTCGGGCAGAATCACCCTATATGACCGCCATCTTTCGGTCATGGATTGCCAGGTAGATAATAATGGAAATGTTTATGTATCTGCCTTTCAAAAGCCGGAAACCCTTCATGTGTTTCAGCGAAACAAAGAGACCAACATGCAACGCGAACTCCATTACGACAAATTTCCCGGACGTACCCAAATGCGTGAATATTACTATACCCGTTTCCCTCCCACCACAGGATCTGAAGACAGATTGTATATCGCCATCGCAGACAGAGTAGAAAAGGGAAAACAACGCGGGATCAAATCGTTTCAGGTGATCAATTTTGACTTTGCGTCGGGAACGGTAGATCTGTCCCGGAAAATGGATATCACTTCTACCCTTCTCGTGAATGCCGAAAAACAAAGAAAAAGTTTTGGCATGCGCCCGCTCAAAAGGTTTGACCTTTTTATGATTATGGATATTGTCGAAATGGCTGACAAAAGCGTCTGGCTGGTTACCCAACATTATCAGAACAACCAAGGAAGAACTTATGGGGTTGAACATCCGGCTTACCGCCAGAGTGAACAGGAAATCGGCGAGATCATTATGTACGGCTTCGATCCTGAAGGGCAGGTGCGTCAGGTAATTATCGTACCGACTTCCCAGCATACAGCAAAAATAGCTGACCGTCTCGGGCAGTTTTTCGACCTTAGCGTTGACAGGCAAAAAGGAATCATGCGGTTTGTAACAAGAGAATCTTCTGAAGACAATCTTCGCGGTCCGGACAGGATTTTCTACCGGAAAGTAAACCTGGCGACGGGCGAAATTTCCCCAAGAATGATGTTATACTCAGGAAAACGCAGAGAACAGCTCCTGCTCAAAGCCTATACCGTCTGGCTCAACCCATCATTGGTCACCCTTGTGATGATAGACGGAGAGGAAGGAAATGCCTATGTAGTCTGCGTAAATGTGGATTCGGAAGAAGCGGGTGATAGTGGAAAGAAAAAGGAACGGTAGGATCGGCAAATACATTCTCACATATCCAGAGTGGAGTGATCGGGCAAAGCAGGTTTTAACATGGGCAAACTCAATGGCAGCCAGCTTTTCAGTATTTATCCATTTCCCCCATCGGTATTCGCAGCGAGCAAGGAAACATAGGCCGGGAACTTTAGCAGCAATCTAGATTCCCGTGAACGTAGGTTTTTGCAATCTATTTTCACAGTAGTTTTATTTTAGTCTGTGGCCGGATATTCTTATATGATCGTTTTACATAGCTGATCAAAAGGAATAGCTAAAAATAAACACGTGCCAGCGCGAATTCAGGAAGAAAAACGTCAGTTACAATTCCTGGGGACCGTAACGAAACGAGTAGCGCTGCGGAACCTGTGTCCTGCTCACCCAATTTTAATACCATATCCGAAGAGAGCTGTGGATACATATATCTCATGTGTATCTATCCAGGGAATCCTGTATTCCGAATCCCTTGATGGCTGGTCTAAGCAGCCGGTTTGCTGATCACTATTGCAAAAGCGAATAACACAATCAAAAAAAGAAAGTAATATATGCAACAATGATAGTATTACTATCGTATCTGAAAAAAATAAACAACAAACCAAGCTTCATATGAAAAATCTATCGTTCAAATCAATTCTGGTCATTTTTTCATTTACACTGTTGTTCGCTTCCTGCAAGTGGGTGGATGATGTGGATATGTACCGTCGGGTAAAAGTAGAGGATTTGCCTTCAACCATAATTGAGTATGTCGATTTGAATTATCCCAATGCAACGATCCAACGGGCATGGCGTGACAACGATGGATATGAAATCCGGTTGTCAAACGGTCGGGAAATCAACTTTGACCTGGATGGTATCATGATTTATGAGGAAGATGATTATTACGATTCGGTATCCTTAAACAATTTGCCTCCTGCCATTAGCCAGTATTTATCAAGTAACTATCCAGGGACGCCGTTGATAGCTGTATTTATGGATGATGATGAATATAAAGTGCTGCTTGCCAGCGGCCATGAGGTGTATTTTAGTAAGAATGGAAGCTTCCTTCGTGTGGAGTCCAACCCGGGTTATACCCTCGTGCCTGCAAACCAGTTACCCGCACCAGTAACGGCCTACCTCTCGGCCCAATACCCAGGTCTATCTGTGGTCGCTGTGTGGATGGACGATGATGGCTATGAAGTATTCCTCAGCAACGGCATAGAGCTCAACTTTTCGCTGGACGGAACCTTTTTGTATGCGGGTTAGTTCCCGAACC
Proteins encoded in this region:
- a CDS encoding LysM peptidoglycan-binding domain-containing protein translates to MKSSVILLTLVTFSLSLFSQVSPNRSKLLPDDQPVKRDAGVSESVETDTPTKGSSFLELSGEDPVTEQIDDLKRDYSFSRPTTSTYDTLLLNTQGFRAAEVPAYSASAIRSRMYELPTIIPLDYNAYVQRYIDVYTVKKRDQTARMMGLAKVYFPMFEEQLDREGLPLELKYLSVVESALNPHARSRVGATGLWQFMLGTAKMYNLEVNSYVDERCDPLKSTTAATQYLKNAYNEFGDWLLAIASYNCGSGNVRKAIARSGGKQNFWEIMEYLPRETRGYVPAFVAATYSFEFASEHNIYPIYVDFDLGQDTIHITRLDITLQEIAEITRTDYDVLKNLNPELKVDRIPYSSQPYILKVPAQTAVSFAANERQIASQYGKRRENFAPVNLTYASSSSTGSAPSRSSEAYIPKGTSVVYYTVRSGDVVGAIAEKYNVSPSQIADWNDLRRYRIKAGQKLKIYTSKSVAQQAGARQITPSLAGPVAAPSTSIASTKIVTHTVRSGETLWGIANQYDGVNVETILSLNQGVNAKNLKAGQKIRVR
- the gatA gene encoding Asp-tRNA(Asn)/Glu-tRNA(Gln) amidotransferase subunit GatA, which produces MKDYQKLAEIQQDLSTGLLRCSDLVDLYLARIESSRDLNLFVEVYAQEAREKAAEIDRKIAAGTAGKLAGLVIGIKDVLCYKGHTLTAGSGVLKDFESQFTATAISRLLAEDAIVIGRQNCDEFAMGSSTETSIYGPAHNPIDPSRVTGGSSGASAASVRANLCHAALGSDTGGSVRQPASFCGVVGLKPTYGRVSRWGLIAYASSFDQIGPVTRSVEDAARILEVMAGKDEYDNTSSSEPVPAYTEAVLPENKIQRATIGYIREAVESEGMDPEIRQRVMQMLEELKAKGHVVKALDFPLLEYVVPCYYVLTTAEASSNLARFDGVHYGYRSAHSADLEELYVKSRTEGFGPEVRKRIMLGAFVLSSGYYDAYYTKAMKVRRLIRDKTEQLFESCDYILLPTAPTPAFKLGEKISDPVEMYLSDIYTVHANLAGVPAVSVPAGTHSSGLPFGVQLMGKKFDEAGLLSFASQIYG
- the tatA gene encoding twin-arginine translocase TatA/TatE family subunit, which codes for MIMLGIIPGGSEWVLILLAVLLLFGAKKIPELARGLGKGIREFKDASREIKREIESEVSASDDPKHLNQ
- a CDS encoding PepSY-like domain-containing protein gives rise to the protein MKNLSFKSILVIFSFTLLFASCKWVDDVDMYRRVKVEDLPSTIIEYVDLNYPNATIQRAWRDNDGYEIRLSNGREINFDLDGIMIYEEDDYYDSVSLNNLPPAISQYLSSNYPGTPLIAVFMDDDEYKVLLASGHEVYFSKNGSFLRVESNPGYTLVPANQLPAPVTAYLSAQYPGLSVVAVWMDDDGYEVFLSNGIELNFSLDGTFLYAG